The proteins below are encoded in one region of Streptomyces ficellus:
- a CDS encoding acyltransferase domain-containing protein, whose amino-acid sequence MPAQEPDRLGGAHREWLLERLGHYLGRPVDDSVPLSEYGLDSVAALSLYGDIEEEFGPLIDLDDIRAYPTVRELARHMAVRDVRRPGAHRARAAFVFTGQGCQYPGMTSALYLDSAAYRGHLDEMAEALHPYLGLSVVDLILSEDPRIHLTAFTQPALFAVEYALARTLETSGVVPVAVLGHGIGEFAAATVAGALNPADAAKLIAMRGAFMQYLPSGGGMMAACVSPYEIAELVVAEPGVGISAVNAARATVLSGEVAGLERIEAELATRGIKCRHLPVGHAFNSPLMEPVVPKFEAVARRIPAGTPRVPFYSTVLGRLATEPLYASYWTEQLTSPIRFADAARGMLGQQTPTHVVEIGPRPVLGPYLRRMGGPACIPMCPRPDSDAVDLAGVISALGAGPLAAELAGA is encoded by the coding sequence ATGCCCGCGCAGGAACCCGACCGCCTCGGCGGGGCCCATCGAGAATGGCTGCTGGAGCGGCTCGGCCACTATCTGGGCCGGCCGGTGGACGACTCGGTCCCGTTGTCCGAGTACGGTCTCGACTCCGTGGCCGCGCTGAGCCTCTACGGGGACATCGAGGAGGAGTTCGGACCACTCATCGACCTGGACGACATCCGGGCGTACCCCACGGTGCGCGAACTCGCCCGCCACATGGCGGTGCGCGACGTCCGCCGGCCGGGCGCCCACCGGGCCAGGGCGGCGTTCGTGTTCACGGGCCAGGGCTGCCAGTACCCGGGCATGACGTCGGCCCTGTACCTGGACTCCGCCGCCTACCGGGGCCATCTGGACGAGATGGCCGAGGCTCTGCACCCGTACCTGGGGCTGTCGGTCGTCGACCTGATCCTCAGCGAGGACCCCCGCATCCACCTGACGGCGTTCACCCAGCCGGCCCTCTTCGCCGTCGAGTACGCCCTCGCGAGGACGCTGGAGACCTCGGGCGTCGTGCCGGTCGCCGTCCTCGGCCACGGCATCGGTGAGTTCGCGGCGGCCACGGTGGCGGGCGCGCTCAACCCGGCGGATGCGGCCAAGCTGATCGCGATGCGGGGCGCCTTCATGCAGTACCTGCCCTCCGGCGGCGGCATGATGGCCGCCTGCGTCTCCCCGTACGAGATCGCCGAACTGGTCGTCGCGGAGCCGGGTGTCGGCATCAGCGCCGTCAACGCGGCCCGTGCGACCGTGCTCTCCGGCGAGGTGGCCGGACTGGAGCGGATCGAGGCGGAGCTGGCCACCCGTGGCATCAAGTGCCGGCACCTGCCGGTGGGCCACGCCTTCAACTCCCCGCTGATGGAGCCGGTCGTCCCCAAGTTCGAGGCGGTCGCCCGCCGGATCCCCGCCGGGACGCCGCGCGTGCCGTTCTACTCCACCGTGCTGGGCCGGCTGGCCACCGAGCCGCTGTACGCCTCGTACTGGACCGAACAGCTCACCTCGCCGATCCGGTTCGCCGACGCGGCCCGCGGCATGCTCGGCCAGCAGACCCCCACGCACGTCGTCGAGATCGGGCCGCGTCCCGTCCTCGGTCCCTACCTGCGGCGCATGGGCGGGCCCGCCTGCATCCCGATGTGCCCCCGGCCGGACAGCGACGCCGTGGACCTCGCCGGGGTCATCTCCGCGCTGGGCGCCGGCCCGCTGGCCGCCGAACTCGCGGGAGCGTGA
- a CDS encoding AfsR/SARP family transcriptional regulator codes for MEINVLGPLTAIEHGVSVVPTAGKPRQILALLALQADRVVTVPTLMEEIWGEDIPRSAATTLQTYILQLRRKIAAALDGDPLRRAKDVLVTQHGGYLLQVQPGRVDAQEFGRLTSSGRDAHEAGDHRAASRLLGRALDMWHGPALVDVRVGSVLELEVLGLEEDRMAALERRIDADLHLGRHTEIVPELRVLVAKHPMHENFCAQLMTALHRSGSSWRALESYQRLRTTLIDELGLEPSPRLQRLHQAVLSSDPGLDLHAPAST; via the coding sequence ATGGAGATCAACGTACTGGGACCGCTCACCGCCATCGAGCACGGAGTCTCCGTGGTCCCCACCGCGGGCAAGCCGCGACAGATCCTCGCGCTTCTCGCCCTCCAGGCCGACCGCGTCGTCACCGTGCCGACACTCATGGAGGAGATCTGGGGCGAGGACATCCCGCGCAGCGCCGCCACCACCCTCCAGACGTACATCCTCCAGCTCCGCCGCAAGATCGCCGCCGCGCTCGACGGCGACCCGCTCCGCCGCGCCAAGGACGTCCTCGTCACCCAGCACGGCGGCTACCTGCTCCAGGTCCAGCCCGGCCGGGTGGACGCGCAGGAGTTCGGCCGCCTCACCTCCTCCGGGCGCGACGCCCACGAGGCGGGCGACCACCGTGCCGCCTCCCGCCTCCTCGGCCGGGCCCTGGACATGTGGCACGGGCCGGCCCTGGTCGACGTGCGCGTCGGCAGCGTCCTCGAACTGGAGGTGCTGGGGCTGGAGGAGGACCGGATGGCCGCCCTGGAGCGGCGCATCGACGCCGACCTGCACCTCGGCAGGCACACCGAGATCGTGCCGGAACTGCGGGTCCTGGTCGCCAAGCACCCCATGCACGAGAACTTCTGCGCCCAGCTGATGACGGCCCTGCACCGCTCGGGCAGCTCCTGGCGCGCCCTGGAGTCCTACCAGCGCCTGCGCACCACCCTCATCGACGAGCTGGGCCTGGAGCCGTCCCCCCGGCTCCAGCGCCTGCACCAGGCGGTCCTCTCGTCCGACCCGGGCCTCGACCTGCACGCGCCCGCCAGCACCTGA
- a CDS encoding acyl-CoA carboxylase subunit beta encodes MTILDELTVTPAAPDLRRATDELRRLKEEVSRGPDPAATRRQHEKNKLTAHERLELLFDEGTFTEIEPLRRHRATGFGLEERKPHGDGVVIGWGLVHGRTVFAYAHDFRVFAGALGEAHAAKVHKVMDLAESAGAPLVSLNDGAGARIQEGVTALAGYGGIFRRNVAASGVIPQISVMLGPCAGGAAYSPALTDFVFMVRDTAQMFITGPDVVQAVTGEEITHNGLGGADVHATTSGVCHFAHDDEATCLEDVRYLLGLLPANNRETPPAVACDDPADRRTDALADLVPADPGRSYDIRGVIEEIVDDGEYLEIHETWAPNVVCALARLDGHPVGIVANQPASLAGVLDIHASEKAARFVSTCDSFNIPLVTLVDVPGFLPGVDQEHNGIIRHGAKLLYAYCNATVPRISLVLRKAYGGAYIVMDSRSIGADLSFAWPTNEIAVMGAEGAANVIFRREIAASDDPDAVRAQRIKEYKSELMHPYYAAERGLVDDVIDPADTRRVLVRSLAMLRTKRAEVPARKHGNVPT; translated from the coding sequence ATGACGATCCTCGACGAGCTCACGGTCACCCCCGCCGCTCCCGACCTGCGGCGCGCCACCGACGAACTGCGCCGCCTCAAGGAGGAGGTGAGCCGGGGACCCGACCCGGCGGCCACCCGGCGACAGCACGAGAAGAACAAGCTGACCGCGCACGAACGCCTGGAACTCCTCTTCGACGAGGGGACGTTCACCGAGATCGAGCCCCTGCGCCGCCACCGCGCCACCGGCTTCGGCCTGGAGGAGCGCAAACCCCACGGCGACGGCGTCGTCATCGGCTGGGGCCTCGTCCACGGCCGTACCGTCTTCGCCTACGCGCACGACTTCCGCGTCTTCGCGGGCGCCCTCGGCGAGGCCCACGCCGCCAAGGTGCACAAGGTCATGGACCTCGCCGAGTCCGCCGGCGCCCCGCTGGTGAGCCTCAACGACGGTGCGGGCGCCCGCATCCAGGAGGGCGTCACCGCGCTCGCCGGTTACGGCGGCATCTTCCGCCGCAACGTCGCGGCGTCCGGGGTGATCCCGCAGATCAGCGTCATGCTCGGCCCGTGCGCCGGCGGCGCGGCCTACTCGCCCGCCCTGACGGACTTCGTCTTCATGGTCCGCGACACCGCCCAGATGTTCATCACGGGACCCGACGTGGTGCAGGCCGTGACGGGCGAGGAGATCACCCACAACGGCCTCGGCGGCGCCGACGTGCACGCCACCACCTCCGGCGTGTGCCACTTCGCCCACGACGACGAGGCGACCTGCCTGGAGGACGTGCGCTACCTGCTCGGCCTGCTGCCGGCCAACAACCGGGAGACGCCGCCCGCCGTCGCCTGCGACGACCCGGCCGACCGGCGCACCGACGCCCTCGCCGACCTCGTCCCCGCCGACCCCGGTCGCTCCTACGACATCCGCGGCGTCATCGAGGAGATCGTCGACGACGGCGAGTACCTGGAGATCCACGAGACCTGGGCCCCCAACGTGGTGTGCGCGCTCGCCCGGCTCGACGGTCACCCGGTCGGCATCGTCGCCAACCAGCCCGCCTCCCTCGCCGGCGTGCTCGACATCCACGCCTCGGAGAAGGCCGCCCGGTTCGTGTCGACGTGCGACTCCTTCAACATCCCGCTGGTCACCCTCGTCGACGTCCCCGGCTTCCTGCCCGGCGTCGACCAGGAGCACAACGGCATCATCCGGCACGGCGCCAAGCTGCTGTACGCCTACTGCAACGCCACCGTGCCCCGCATCTCCCTCGTCCTGCGCAAGGCCTACGGCGGCGCCTACATCGTCATGGACTCCCGGTCCATCGGCGCCGACCTGTCCTTCGCCTGGCCCACCAACGAGATCGCCGTGATGGGTGCCGAAGGCGCGGCGAACGTCATCTTCCGCCGCGAGATCGCCGCCTCCGACGACCCCGACGCGGTGCGCGCCCAGCGCATCAAGGAGTACAAGTCCGAGCTGATGCACCCGTACTACGCCGCCGAACGCGGCCTCGTCGACGACGTCATCGACCCCGCGGACACCCGCCGCGTCCTCGTCCGCTCCCTGGCCATGCTGCGCACCAAGCGGGCCGAGGTCCCGGCCCGCAAGCACGGAAACGTCCCCACGTAG
- a CDS encoding TOMM precursor leader peptide-binding protein, with the protein MTVTDPAPAGLPVGFKRHLRVETVSGEAVYLLSERGTTVLRGPQVEVLAPLLDGTRTLPAVIAEATAAVPAAEAGRVIAALARADLVGYRDPAADAAAEAYWELAGIGAPGVAAAVRSTPVHVVPLGRTDGAAAMAECVAAGLALAPSEEEAAFGLILCDDYLDPALAEVDARHRAAGRPWLLARPGGPEVWVGPVFGAAGGPCWSCLAHRLRGHRSSQAPVRHALGLPGPVPLPEASLPAVRTMGVQTTVLEALKWAAGMRYAGQGSVCRLDTRTLRTSHHPVTRRPQCAECGDPGLVGALARRPVVPVSRPKVSGAGGNHRAMTPAQVLGRYRHLVDPVTGVVSGLRPAPGTPEGLNHWVSGRNLAWRGTGPEGLRSCSGGKGVTPEEAEAGALCEAVERYCGTRQGDEAVVRGSFTELGEAAVHPQRVQLYAERQFRERERWNAHCAPMHAVPPRFDEGAEREWTPVWSLTARRHRLLPTSMLYFGPGRDGVDRAPWADSNGNAAGSSLEDALVQGFLELVERDAVALWWYNRLRRPAVDLDLFDEPWLARTRTAYGRAGRSLWVLDLTADFGIPVMAAVSRREEGPEERISFGFGAHFDPRLALRRAVTEMCQLLPPADTGSEEPLHRRPGVPAELRAWWCEATVRNQPYLLPDPAQTARGPAGYGYVPRADLRADVEAAESVIRAHDMELLVLDQTRPDVGLPVVKVIVPGLRHFWARFAPGRLFDVPVRMGWRERPVPYEELNPVPLFV; encoded by the coding sequence GTGACCGTCACCGATCCGGCTCCCGCCGGTCTTCCGGTGGGGTTCAAGCGGCACCTGCGGGTGGAGACGGTGAGCGGAGAGGCGGTGTACCTGCTGTCGGAGCGGGGCACCACGGTGCTGCGGGGCCCGCAGGTGGAGGTGCTGGCCCCGCTGCTGGACGGGACACGGACGCTGCCCGCGGTGATCGCCGAGGCGACGGCGGCGGTGCCCGCGGCGGAGGCGGGCCGGGTGATCGCCGCCCTGGCCAGGGCCGACCTGGTCGGGTACCGGGACCCCGCGGCGGACGCGGCGGCCGAGGCCTACTGGGAGCTCGCCGGCATCGGCGCACCCGGGGTCGCGGCGGCGGTCCGTTCCACTCCGGTGCACGTGGTGCCGCTGGGGCGGACGGACGGGGCGGCCGCCATGGCGGAGTGCGTGGCGGCCGGGCTGGCCCTCGCGCCGTCCGAGGAGGAGGCCGCGTTCGGGCTGATCCTGTGCGACGACTACCTCGATCCCGCACTCGCCGAGGTGGACGCCCGGCACCGTGCGGCGGGCCGGCCGTGGCTGCTGGCCCGGCCCGGCGGGCCGGAGGTGTGGGTGGGCCCGGTGTTCGGCGCGGCCGGCGGACCGTGCTGGTCGTGTCTGGCGCACCGGCTGCGCGGTCACCGCTCGTCGCAGGCGCCGGTCCGGCACGCCCTCGGGCTGCCCGGCCCGGTGCCGCTGCCGGAGGCGTCACTGCCGGCGGTGCGGACCATGGGGGTGCAGACGACCGTGCTGGAGGCCCTGAAGTGGGCGGCCGGGATGCGGTACGCGGGGCAGGGCTCGGTGTGCCGGCTCGACACCCGCACCCTGCGCACCAGCCACCACCCGGTGACCCGGCGCCCGCAGTGCGCCGAGTGCGGGGACCCGGGGCTGGTGGGCGCCCTGGCCCGGCGTCCCGTGGTGCCGGTGTCCCGGCCGAAGGTGAGCGGGGCGGGCGGCAATCACCGGGCGATGACCCCGGCGCAGGTGCTCGGCCGCTACCGGCACCTGGTCGATCCGGTGACCGGCGTCGTGTCCGGGCTGCGGCCGGCCCCGGGCACCCCGGAGGGCCTCAACCACTGGGTGTCGGGCCGGAACCTCGCGTGGCGCGGCACGGGGCCCGAGGGGCTGCGCAGTTGCAGCGGCGGCAAGGGGGTCACCCCCGAGGAGGCCGAGGCGGGCGCGCTCTGCGAGGCGGTGGAACGTTACTGCGGGACGCGGCAGGGCGACGAGGCGGTGGTGCGGGGTTCGTTCACGGAGCTGGGGGAAGCCGCCGTGCACCCCCAGCGCGTGCAGCTGTACGCCGAGCGGCAGTTCCGGGAGCGGGAGCGGTGGAACGCGCACTGCGCGCCGATGCACGCGGTACCGCCGCGCTTCGACGAGGGGGCGGAGCGGGAGTGGACGCCCGTCTGGTCGCTGACGGCACGGCGGCACCGGCTGCTGCCCACCTCCATGCTGTACTTCGGCCCCGGCCGTGACGGCGTCGACCGCGCCCCCTGGGCCGACTCCAACGGCAACGCGGCCGGCAGCAGCCTGGAGGACGCCCTGGTCCAGGGGTTCCTGGAACTCGTCGAGCGCGACGCGGTGGCCCTGTGGTGGTACAACCGGCTGCGCCGGCCGGCGGTCGACCTCGACCTGTTCGACGAGCCGTGGCTCGCGCGGACGCGCACCGCGTACGGGAGGGCGGGCCGGTCGTTGTGGGTCCTCGACCTCACCGCCGACTTCGGCATCCCCGTGATGGCCGCCGTCTCCCGCCGGGAGGAGGGGCCCGAGGAGCGGATCTCCTTCGGCTTCGGTGCCCATTTCGACCCCCGGCTGGCGCTGCGGCGGGCGGTCACGGAGATGTGCCAGCTGCTGCCTCCCGCGGACACCGGGTCCGAGGAGCCGCTGCACCGAAGACCCGGCGTGCCCGCGGAACTGCGTGCCTGGTGGTGCGAGGCGACCGTCCGGAACCAGCCGTACCTGCTCCCCGATCCCGCCCAGACCGCCCGGGGGCCGGCCGGATACGGTTACGTTCCGCGGGCCGATCTGCGCGCGGATGTGGAAGCGGCCGAATCAGTTATACGTGCCCATGACATGGAATTGCTGGTGCTCGACCAGACGCGGCCGGACGTGGGCCTGCCCGTCGTCAAAGTCATCGTTCCGGGATTGCGGCACTTCTGGGCGCGGTTCGCCCCGGGACGCCTCTTCGACGTGCCCGTACGCATGGGATGGCGCGAGCGGCCCGTCCCCTACGAGGAGTTGAATCCCGTTCCATTGTTCGTATGA
- a CDS encoding sensor histidine kinase has product MEPGHFPAATGVPPARPDIPAPRLARGITIVALLCYATVTVLNVLRSGGSSGTRLAVCVGLVLLVFGVQFVVSAPAARTWSMRRKVGFLAFQTLLTYLPLVWFGLSWGSMEGPLAASVLLTFRWRTAWPLFGAVVASIPVYAIALGQPAAQVGYFLIAGMLCGIVIYGLSRLTDLVHEVHSTREELARMAVNQERLRFARDLHDLLGYSLSAIALKGELIHRLITTRPDQARGETAELLAVARQALADVRLVSSGYRDMSLRDEAETAAAILAAADVRADVSIECGRLHPVVDTALATALREGVTNILRHSKVQRCSISATVDAETVLLSLVNDGAPLGKAPASASTGGSGLDNLRERFARIGGRLSAGPGEDGRFHLEAYAPVRPRAGNDGSRGTGPRPTERAAA; this is encoded by the coding sequence ATGGAACCCGGCCACTTCCCGGCCGCCACCGGGGTGCCGCCGGCCCGGCCCGACATTCCCGCCCCCCGGCTGGCCCGGGGCATCACGATCGTGGCCCTGCTGTGCTACGCCACGGTCACCGTGCTCAACGTCCTGCGGTCGGGCGGGTCGAGCGGTACCCGCCTCGCCGTCTGCGTCGGCCTCGTCCTGCTCGTCTTCGGCGTGCAGTTCGTGGTCTCCGCCCCCGCGGCCCGGACCTGGTCCATGCGCCGGAAGGTCGGCTTCCTCGCCTTCCAGACGCTGCTGACCTATCTGCCGCTGGTCTGGTTCGGGCTGTCGTGGGGCAGCATGGAAGGGCCGCTCGCCGCCTCCGTGCTCCTGACGTTCCGCTGGCGGACCGCCTGGCCGCTGTTCGGTGCCGTGGTGGCCAGCATCCCGGTGTACGCGATCGCCCTCGGCCAGCCCGCCGCCCAGGTCGGCTACTTCCTGATCGCCGGCATGCTCTGCGGCATCGTCATCTACGGTCTCAGCCGGCTCACCGACCTGGTCCACGAAGTGCACTCCACGCGCGAGGAACTGGCCAGGATGGCGGTCAACCAGGAACGGCTGCGGTTCGCCCGGGACCTGCACGACCTGCTGGGCTACAGCCTGTCGGCCATCGCCCTGAAGGGTGAACTCATCCACCGGCTCATCACCACCCGCCCGGACCAGGCGCGCGGGGAGACGGCGGAGCTCCTCGCGGTCGCGCGCCAGGCGCTGGCCGACGTGCGGCTGGTGTCCAGCGGCTACCGCGACATGTCACTGCGGGACGAGGCCGAGACGGCCGCGGCCATCCTGGCGGCGGCCGACGTACGGGCCGACGTGTCGATCGAGTGCGGCCGGCTCCACCCGGTCGTCGACACCGCGCTGGCCACCGCTCTGCGTGAGGGTGTGACCAACATACTGCGACACAGTAAGGTGCAGAGGTGCAGCATCTCGGCCACCGTGGATGCGGAAACGGTCCTGCTCAGCCTGGTCAACGACGGTGCGCCTTTGGGGAAGGCGCCCGCGTCGGCATCGACCGGAGGCAGCGGGCTGGACAACCTTCGCGAGCGGTTCGCCAGGATCGGGGGCCGGCTCAGCGCCGGCCCGGGGGAGGACGGCCGCTTCCATCTCGAGGCGTACGCGCCCGTGCGGCCGCGGGCGGGGAACGACGGGTCGAGGGGTACCGGCCCGAGGCCCACCGAACGTGCCGCCGCCTGA
- a CDS encoding response regulator transcription factor codes for MLCVKILLAEDMHMIRGALIALLELEPDLEVVASVDRGDTIVKTALETRPDVAIIDIDLPGTDGLTAAADLHDQLPGCRTLILTSLGRPGTLRRALTAHVTGFLLKDSPPEQLAAAVRAVAVGRRVVDPQLALTAWDSPDNPLSPRELEVLRLAAQGADAAEIAGCLFLSKGTVRNYLTAIVSKLGARNRIDAIRIAEEAGWIP; via the coding sequence ATGCTATGCGTGAAGATCCTGCTCGCAGAGGACATGCACATGATCCGCGGCGCGCTGATCGCGCTGCTGGAACTGGAGCCGGACCTGGAGGTCGTCGCCTCCGTGGACCGGGGGGACACCATCGTGAAGACGGCGCTGGAGACACGGCCGGACGTGGCGATCATCGACATCGACCTGCCGGGCACGGACGGACTCACCGCCGCGGCCGACCTGCATGACCAGCTCCCCGGCTGCCGCACCCTCATCCTCACCAGCCTCGGTCGCCCCGGCACGCTGCGGCGCGCCCTCACGGCGCACGTCACCGGGTTCCTGCTCAAGGACTCGCCGCCCGAGCAACTGGCGGCGGCGGTCCGCGCGGTGGCCGTGGGCAGACGGGTCGTCGACCCACAGCTCGCCCTCACGGCATGGGACTCACCGGACAACCCGCTCTCGCCCAGGGAGCTGGAAGTCCTGAGACTGGCCGCCCAGGGTGCCGACGCCGCCGAGATCGCCGGATGTCTGTTCCTGTCCAAGGGAACGGTCCGCAACTACCTCACCGCCATCGTCAGCAAGCTGGGCGCCCGCAACCGCATCGACGCCATCAGGATCGCCGAGGAGGCCGGCTGGATCCCGTGA